In a genomic window of Akkermansia massiliensis:
- the folE2 gene encoding GTP cyclohydrolase FolE2, with product MQELKDTQSETDTRNISIDRVGVKGLRFPIQIQDKLNRIQSTVATVSLAVDLPEEFKGTHMSRFVEALHQHGPLLDVHTALAIPRELLRRLSARRSHVEMEFPFFRAKNAPVTGIEGLMDYVVRFEMEAEADNKLADFKLTVVVPVTTLCPCSKAMSAYGAHNQRGLVTYSVRFASRPVWIEDLIDLVESCASCSLYSVLKRPDEKWVTEKAYENPVFVEDLVRNVALKTQSHSAFSWYRVEAENFESIHNHQAYAVIERDLRS from the coding sequence ATGCAGGAACTGAAAGATACCCAGTCCGAGACGGATACGCGCAATATCTCCATTGACCGGGTGGGCGTCAAGGGGCTGCGCTTTCCCATCCAGATCCAGGACAAGCTCAACCGCATCCAGTCCACCGTGGCGACGGTTTCCCTGGCGGTGGACCTGCCGGAGGAATTCAAGGGCACGCACATGAGCCGCTTTGTGGAGGCCCTGCACCAGCACGGCCCCCTGCTGGACGTGCATACGGCCCTGGCCATTCCCCGGGAACTGCTCCGCCGCCTGTCCGCGCGCCGCTCCCATGTGGAAATGGAGTTTCCGTTCTTCCGCGCCAAAAACGCCCCCGTAACCGGAATTGAAGGACTCATGGACTACGTGGTCCGGTTTGAGATGGAGGCGGAAGCGGATAACAAGCTGGCGGACTTCAAGCTGACGGTGGTCGTCCCGGTGACGACGCTCTGCCCCTGTTCCAAGGCCATGAGCGCCTATGGGGCCCACAACCAGCGCGGGCTGGTCACCTACTCCGTGCGCTTCGCCTCCCGGCCCGTCTGGATTGAAGACCTGATTGACCTGGTGGAATCCTGCGCCAGCTGTTCCCTGTACAGCGTGCTGAAAAGGCCTGATGAAAAATGGGTGACGGAAAAGGCTTATGAAAACCCCGTCTTTGTGGAAGACCTGGTGCGCAACGTGGCGCTGAAAACGCAGAGCCACTCCGCTTTCAGCTGGTACCGGGTGGAGGCGGAAAACTTTGAATCCATCCACAACCACCAGGCGTATGCCGTCATTGAACGGGACCTGCGTTCCTGA
- the rpsR gene encoding 30S ribosomal protein S18, with amino-acid sequence MSTEPKTVERRIRFRTCNRQMPRRRLDIPMDQVDLLNPDFLSKFTSETGKILPRRVTGLSAKMHRKVTREIKRARSINLLP; translated from the coding sequence ATGTCCACTGAACCCAAGACTGTAGAACGTCGTATTCGTTTCCGCACGTGCAATCGCCAGATGCCGCGCCGCCGTCTCGACATCCCGATGGATCAGGTCGATCTGCTCAACCCCGATTTCCTGTCCAAGTTCACCTCTGAAACCGGCAAGATTCTTCCCCGCCGCGTGACCGGGCTGTCCGCCAAGATGCACCGCAAGGTGACCCGTGAAATCAAGCGGGCCCGTTCCATCAACCTTCTGCCGTAA
- the rpmG gene encoding 50S ribosomal protein L33, which produces MPRDIIILECTEAKAEGKPTSRYVTTRNKKSLRTPGRLEKVKYNPFLKRRTLHREMR; this is translated from the coding sequence ATGCCAAGAGACATCATCATCCTCGAATGCACCGAGGCTAAAGCCGAAGGAAAGCCTACGTCCCGCTACGTCACCACGCGCAACAAGAAGAGCCTGCGTACCCCCGGCCGCCTGGAAAAGGTTAAGTACAATCCTTTCCTGAAGCGCCGCACGCTTCATCGTGAAATGCGTTAA
- a CDS encoding TraR/DksA family transcriptional regulator — protein sequence MPTPKKTDSKTVAKEAPAPKKKTCGKSACKTAVEQEAPARKKCCRKKAAEPEKAAKPAKKAAAPAAAVEKKTEPKTARKAPARKIASSPAAPAPAAAKNELTDEQTEAIAAAKAELAANPEWEPFVQMQRQHLMDLRDRALDNMSGVARDTLRNHPEGSEASGSGEHQADAGSDAYDRDFALSLLSKEQDGLYEIEQALARIDNGTYGICEMSYKVIPILRLEAIPFARLTVECQAQWEKEKGQNARFRPRVALGFAGGQNDVDLSVSLDDDEE from the coding sequence ATGCCTACTCCCAAGAAAACCGATAGCAAGACCGTCGCCAAGGAAGCTCCGGCCCCCAAGAAAAAGACCTGCGGGAAGTCCGCCTGCAAGACCGCTGTAGAGCAGGAGGCTCCGGCCAGGAAAAAGTGCTGCAGGAAAAAGGCCGCTGAACCGGAAAAAGCCGCCAAGCCCGCCAAAAAGGCCGCTGCCCCCGCGGCTGCTGTGGAAAAGAAGACGGAACCGAAAACGGCCCGGAAGGCCCCGGCCAGAAAAATCGCTTCCTCCCCCGCCGCCCCGGCTCCCGCTGCCGCAAAGAATGAATTGACGGATGAGCAGACGGAAGCCATCGCCGCCGCCAAGGCTGAACTGGCCGCCAATCCGGAATGGGAACCCTTTGTGCAGATGCAGCGCCAGCATCTGATGGACCTGCGCGACAGGGCCCTGGACAACATGAGCGGCGTGGCCCGCGACACCCTCCGGAACCATCCGGAAGGCAGTGAAGCCTCCGGCTCCGGAGAACACCAGGCAGATGCCGGGAGCGACGCCTATGACCGCGACTTTGCGCTCAGCCTGCTTTCCAAGGAACAGGACGGCCTGTATGAGATTGAACAGGCGCTCGCCCGCATTGACAACGGAACGTACGGCATCTGTGAAATGTCATACAAGGTCATTCCCATCCTGCGGCTGGAGGCCATTCCCTTCGCGCGGCTCACGGTGGAATGCCAGGCCCAGTGGGAAAAGGAAAAAGGGCAGAACGCCCGGTTCCGCCCCAGAGTGGCCCTGGGCTTTGCGGGAGGACAAAATGATGTAGATTTATCTGTTTCTCTTGACGATGACGAAGAATAG
- a CDS encoding ROK family protein: MTASTIPSIGIDFGGTSIKLGVVKGTEVIAHAPSIATQEYGNPDQLIEAIAQFVNMLRLNHPEVQAIGMGMPGFVNFYQGTVYTLTNVPGWNNVPVRDMLQAACGLPVYVENDANCMAYAEWKLGAGKGKRHLVCLTLGTGVGSGLIVNGELLRGATCSAGELGQTSIDYRGRLGHYGNRGSLEDYVGNREIAADARTLYASHGVDKAIVDCNPIALERAALAGDEVAAQVWRDLAVKLSCALMNCCYLLNPEAIIIGGGVAKAKTLLFQPLQEIMKTQLAAPLVEHLEILPAQFGTEAGILGSAHLALNTHFGETFRA, encoded by the coding sequence ATGACAGCTTCAACCATTCCCTCCATCGGCATTGACTTCGGGGGCACCTCCATCAAGCTGGGGGTCGTCAAAGGCACGGAAGTGATCGCGCACGCGCCTTCCATCGCCACCCAGGAATACGGCAATCCCGACCAACTGATTGAAGCCATCGCCCAGTTCGTGAACATGCTGCGGCTGAACCATCCGGAAGTGCAGGCCATCGGCATGGGGATGCCCGGCTTCGTCAATTTTTACCAGGGCACCGTTTATACGCTCACCAACGTGCCCGGCTGGAACAACGTTCCGGTAAGGGACATGCTCCAGGCCGCCTGCGGACTGCCCGTGTACGTGGAGAACGACGCCAACTGCATGGCCTACGCGGAGTGGAAGCTGGGAGCCGGAAAGGGGAAAAGGCACCTGGTCTGCCTGACCCTGGGCACCGGCGTGGGCAGCGGACTCATCGTGAACGGGGAGCTCCTGCGCGGGGCCACCTGCTCCGCCGGGGAACTGGGCCAGACCAGCATCGACTACCGGGGGCGGCTGGGCCATTACGGCAACCGCGGTTCCCTGGAGGATTACGTGGGCAACCGGGAAATAGCGGCGGACGCCCGCACCCTGTATGCCAGCCACGGCGTTGACAAGGCCATTGTGGACTGCAACCCCATCGCCCTGGAACGGGCCGCGCTGGCGGGGGATGAAGTAGCCGCGCAGGTCTGGCGCGACCTGGCCGTAAAGCTCTCCTGCGCGCTGATGAACTGCTGCTACCTCCTGAACCCGGAGGCCATCATCATCGGCGGCGGCGTGGCCAAGGCCAAGACCCTGCTCTTCCAGCCCCTTCAGGAGATCATGAAGACCCAGCTTGCCGCTCCGCTGGTGGAGCATCTTGAAATCCTCCCCGCCCAGTTCGGCACGGAGGCGGGTATCCTGGGGTCCGCCCATCTGGCGCTCAACACCCATTTCGGCGAAACGTTCCGGGCCTGA
- a CDS encoding RsmB/NOP family class I SAM-dependent RNA methyltransferase codes for MSTSQILRLTRKLELTAEQEQDFLDAMQAGDRSRSALVITPKAPEGYLPPLPAEETPRDWGHPSILALPAGEAEARPGSLPDYERGYYYPLDLSSVWETAPLAHLPFRPERCLDMCAAPGGKSILAQTRIAPREHVSNEVHPKRLGILRHNLLRCGFTGVYTQRLRPDQWAELAPGCFDLILADAPCSGQSLLAKGIPNPGCFNPSVTGGNAKRQRGILLAALQCLAPGGYLLYTTCTYAPEENERNVLYLLKRCPDLRTAAVPELEPFRSALTQEACYRLMPFHGAGAGGFTCLLRREGEHAPQPPLPDELKAWPIHAMNRPTP; via the coding sequence GTGTCCACCTCCCAAATACTGAGGCTCACCCGCAAGCTGGAGCTGACAGCGGAACAGGAGCAGGATTTTCTGGACGCCATGCAGGCAGGGGACCGTTCCAGAAGCGCGCTGGTCATCACCCCGAAAGCTCCGGAAGGCTACCTGCCGCCCCTGCCGGCGGAGGAAACGCCGCGGGACTGGGGCCACCCTTCCATCCTGGCGCTCCCGGCGGGAGAAGCGGAGGCCAGACCCGGCTCCCTGCCGGACTACGAACGCGGCTATTACTATCCCCTGGACCTCTCTTCCGTCTGGGAGACGGCTCCGCTGGCGCATCTGCCGTTCCGGCCGGAACGCTGCCTGGACATGTGCGCGGCTCCCGGCGGGAAAAGCATTCTGGCCCAGACGCGGATCGCCCCGCGGGAGCACGTCTCCAACGAGGTGCACCCGAAGCGCCTGGGCATTCTGCGCCACAACCTGCTGCGCTGCGGCTTCACCGGCGTATATACCCAGCGTCTGCGCCCGGACCAGTGGGCGGAGCTGGCCCCGGGCTGCTTTGACCTCATTCTGGCGGACGCCCCGTGCAGCGGTCAATCCCTGCTGGCCAAGGGCATTCCCAACCCCGGCTGCTTCAACCCCTCCGTCACCGGGGGCAACGCCAAGCGGCAGCGGGGCATTCTGCTGGCGGCCCTCCAGTGCCTGGCGCCCGGAGGCTATCTGCTGTACACCACATGCACTTACGCCCCGGAGGAGAACGAACGGAACGTCCTGTACCTGCTGAAACGCTGTCCGGACCTGCGGACCGCAGCCGTGCCGGAGCTGGAGCCTTTCCGTTCCGCCCTGACGCAGGAGGCCTGCTACCGACTCATGCCTTTTCACGGCGCGGGCGCGGGCGGCTTCACCTGCCTGCTGCGCCGGGAGGGAGAGCATGCGCCCCAGCCTCCCCTGCCGGACGAATTGAAGGCCTGGCCCATCCATGCCATGAACCGACCAACACCATGA
- a CDS encoding metallophosphoesterase family protein → MKIGVFSDMHDRTDHLELAMRQMRLLDCGHFMFLGDCTTPESFQRLIELTWGLPLDAVPGNNDYELAIMRQLAVCSPAARLHPEHVLLTRYGMKFSLSHYPKYAMQEARSGSVDAALYGHTHQAVREMYRGCLLANPGELQGRTGRIGFGILDTDSRIMNLHSLDFNA, encoded by the coding sequence ATGAAGATAGGCGTTTTTTCCGACATGCACGACCGCACGGACCACCTGGAGCTTGCGATGCGCCAGATGCGCCTGCTGGACTGCGGACATTTCATGTTCCTGGGCGACTGCACCACCCCGGAGAGCTTCCAGCGCCTGATTGAACTGACGTGGGGCCTCCCTCTGGACGCCGTTCCGGGCAACAACGACTACGAGCTTGCCATTATGCGCCAACTGGCCGTCTGCTCCCCGGCGGCGCGCCTGCACCCGGAACACGTCCTGCTCACCAGGTACGGCATGAAGTTCTCCCTCTCCCACTATCCCAAATACGCCATGCAGGAAGCGCGCAGCGGCAGTGTGGACGCCGCCCTGTACGGCCACACCCACCAGGCCGTGCGGGAAATGTACCGCGGGTGCCTGCTGGCCAATCCGGGGGAACTCCAGGGCAGGACCGGCCGCATCGGCTTCGGCATTCTGGACACGGATTCCCGCATCATGAACCTGCATTCTCTGGATTTCAACGCATGA
- a CDS encoding NUDIX domain-containing protein yields the protein MMNILDVCCALIELPSAQGTLLLGAKKKAGQSNGLFYEFPGGKVEPGENARDAIIREIREELGCAVHPVRMLTPVRHRERERIIRLIPFLCRLEPCALPRPLEHESLGFFSGRMLEKLPWAPADLPVLRQWMEENR from the coding sequence ATGATGAACATCCTGGACGTCTGCTGCGCCCTGATTGAACTGCCCTCCGCACAAGGAACCCTTCTCCTGGGAGCCAAAAAGAAAGCGGGGCAGTCCAACGGGCTTTTTTATGAATTCCCCGGCGGAAAGGTGGAACCCGGAGAGAACGCCCGGGACGCCATCATCCGGGAAATACGGGAAGAACTGGGATGCGCCGTCCATCCCGTCCGCATGCTCACCCCCGTCCGGCACCGGGAAAGGGAACGCATCATCCGCCTCATCCCCTTCCTGTGCCGTCTGGAGCCCTGCGCCCTGCCCCGGCCCCTGGAACACGAAAGCCTGGGCTTCTTCTCCGGCCGCATGCTGGAAAAACTGCCCTGGGCTCCCGCAGACCTCCCCGTTTTAAGGCAGTGGATGGAAGAAAACCGCTGA
- a CDS encoding efflux RND transporter periplasmic adaptor subunit — MKGFIKLIIVIAVLGGIWFAWEQWKGNEAIQVDYQTEPLEKGDLMITIDATGVTEPDELVDVGAQVSGIIMEFGKDLDGKVVDYSSPVKAGQMLAEIDKLPVQLDVQRAEASKAQAIAGIARAKADIQQAKAKHQQARLDRERAEKLGPGDALSKSSYDQYIADEETARANVAVAEASLQEAEASLKQAEAALKKEMRNLEYTTIQSPVDGVVVKRLVNIGQTVVSSMSASSLFYIATDLSKLKIWAAVNEADIGSIRKGQEVLFTVDAFSGRKFKGTVDKIRLDATMTSNVVTYIVDIDVPNPDKLLIPYLTANVQFVVEDIRDAFLVSNAALRFRPETELVSAEQKAAFERMQPELAAPAQNGQKKKAVVWELRDNLLYPHLVTRGESNGMLTAITGETLREGMEIVSTAQILNRSGNSEDGASASAGGENPFAPKMPPRRKPSTGNTKAPSASGNGGPPPPP; from the coding sequence GTGAAGGGATTCATCAAACTCATCATCGTCATTGCCGTTCTCGGAGGCATCTGGTTCGCCTGGGAACAGTGGAAGGGGAACGAAGCGATCCAGGTGGACTACCAGACAGAGCCTCTTGAGAAGGGGGACCTGATGATCACCATTGACGCGACCGGCGTCACGGAACCTGATGAACTGGTGGACGTGGGCGCCCAGGTCAGCGGCATCATCATGGAGTTCGGCAAGGATCTGGACGGCAAGGTGGTGGATTATTCCAGCCCGGTGAAGGCGGGCCAGATGCTCGCGGAAATTGACAAGCTGCCCGTGCAGCTGGACGTTCAGCGTGCGGAAGCCTCCAAGGCGCAGGCCATCGCCGGAATCGCCCGCGCCAAGGCGGACATCCAGCAGGCCAAGGCCAAGCACCAGCAGGCCAGGCTGGACCGCGAACGCGCGGAAAAGCTGGGGCCAGGGGATGCCCTTTCCAAGTCCAGCTACGACCAGTACATTGCGGATGAAGAGACCGCACGCGCCAACGTGGCCGTGGCGGAAGCCTCCCTGCAGGAAGCGGAAGCTTCTCTGAAACAGGCGGAAGCCGCGCTTAAGAAGGAAATGCGCAACCTGGAATACACCACCATCCAGTCCCCGGTGGACGGCGTGGTGGTCAAGCGCCTGGTCAACATAGGCCAGACGGTGGTTTCCAGCATGAGCGCCTCCAGCCTGTTTTACATTGCCACAGACCTTTCCAAGCTGAAAATCTGGGCCGCCGTGAATGAGGCGGACATCGGCAGCATCCGCAAAGGGCAGGAAGTCCTGTTCACCGTGGACGCCTTCTCCGGCCGCAAATTCAAGGGAACAGTGGACAAGATACGTCTGGACGCCACTATGACCTCCAACGTGGTCACCTACATCGTGGACATTGACGTGCCCAACCCGGACAAGCTCCTCATCCCCTACCTGACGGCAAACGTCCAATTCGTGGTGGAGGACATCCGGGACGCCTTCCTCGTCTCCAACGCCGCGCTCCGCTTCCGTCCGGAAACGGAACTGGTCAGCGCCGAGCAGAAGGCGGCCTTTGAACGGATGCAGCCGGAACTGGCCGCTCCCGCCCAAAACGGCCAGAAGAAAAAAGCCGTGGTCTGGGAACTGCGGGACAATCTTCTTTACCCCCACCTGGTCACCAGGGGGGAAAGCAACGGCATGCTGACGGCCATCACGGGAGAAACGCTCCGGGAAGGCATGGAAATCGTCTCCACGGCGCAGATACTGAACCGCTCCGGCAACTCGGAGGACGGAGCTTCCGCCTCCGCCGGCGGGGAAAATCCGTTCGCGCCCAAGATGCCGCCGCGCCGCAAGCCGAGCACAGGCAACACGAAGGCTCCCTCCGCCTCCGGCAACGGCGGCCCGCCCCCGCCTCCCTGA
- a CDS encoding ABC transporter ATP-binding protein, with product MIRLRDITKVYHLGEIDLQVLKGITLDIKEGEFVSLTGASGSGKSTLMNILGCLDRPTSGHYYIAGEDVAKFNAAERATLRNKRIGFVFQNFNLLSRTTALENVMMPAVYAHPTLSMKAMRERSVELLNLVGLSDRMDHTPAQLSGGQQQRVAIARSLINNPSILLADEPTGNLDSTTSKEVLHMFKDLNRRQGITVILVTHDPKIAAFTDRAINMADGLICEGISDTLSKDDV from the coding sequence GTGATCCGCTTACGTGACATAACCAAGGTGTACCACCTGGGGGAAATAGACCTTCAAGTGCTCAAGGGCATCACCCTGGACATCAAGGAGGGGGAATTCGTCTCCCTCACGGGGGCTTCCGGTTCCGGAAAGTCCACTTTGATGAACATCCTGGGTTGCCTGGACCGCCCCACCTCCGGCCATTACTACATCGCCGGGGAAGACGTAGCCAAATTCAACGCCGCAGAGCGCGCCACGCTCCGGAACAAGCGCATCGGCTTCGTCTTCCAGAACTTCAACCTGCTCTCCCGCACCACCGCCCTGGAAAACGTGATGATGCCCGCCGTGTACGCCCACCCCACCCTCAGCATGAAGGCCATGCGTGAGCGTTCGGTGGAGCTGCTGAACCTGGTGGGCCTTTCCGACCGCATGGACCACACCCCGGCCCAGCTCTCCGGCGGCCAGCAGCAGCGCGTAGCCATCGCCCGCTCCCTCATCAACAACCCCAGCATCCTGCTGGCGGACGAACCCACGGGGAACCTGGACTCCACCACCTCCAAGGAAGTGCTGCACATGTTCAAGGACCTGAACCGCCGCCAGGGAATCACGGTCATCCTGGTGACGCACGACCCCAAAATAGCCGCCTTCACGGACCGGGCCATCAACATGGCGGACGGCCTCATCTGCGAAGGGATTTCCGACACGCTAAGCAAAGACGACGTATGA
- a CDS encoding ABC transporter permease, producing the protein MKFLPLLKTCIKALVRNPMRAALTILGIIIGIAAVIAMVEIGQGSTLQIKNTIASMGADTLNIRPGAISKSGVNTGAGGRASLTNADCEAIAKDCPMVLRATPVVRASGQVIYGNKNWSPETVEGGSVEYLKIKSWYDMDRGQPFSEEDVEQARRVCVIGQTVARELFGDEDPLGKDIRIKNVMFKVIGILQKKGANMMGRDQDDSIILPWTSIRYRLQGLGGGSASTSSGKSTTTFNRADKYTANSVDYYTETTDQPYTDAPHPRRFNNIDSIMAQIADPERSSEAIDQITEVIRAKHNLKDGQLDDFRVWDMAEMSRAMSSTTEVMTNLLMIVAMISLVVGGVGIMNIMLVSVTERTKEIGLRMAVGARPQDIMRQFLLEAVLLCVVGGALGIALGKAISIIVSRTMNWATASSPEAMALAVGVSVFIGLAFGWYPSWKASKMDPIDALRHE; encoded by the coding sequence ATGAAATTCCTTCCCCTCCTTAAAACCTGCATCAAGGCCCTGGTGCGCAACCCCATGCGCGCGGCGCTCACCATTCTGGGCATCATCATCGGCATTGCAGCGGTGATCGCCATGGTGGAAATCGGCCAGGGGTCCACGCTCCAGATTAAAAACACCATCGCCTCCATGGGGGCGGATACGCTGAACATCCGCCCCGGCGCCATCTCCAAGAGCGGCGTCAATACCGGCGCAGGCGGCCGGGCCTCCCTGACCAACGCGGACTGCGAGGCCATCGCGAAGGACTGCCCCATGGTCCTGCGCGCCACGCCCGTAGTGCGCGCCAGCGGCCAGGTCATTTACGGCAACAAGAACTGGAGCCCGGAAACCGTGGAAGGCGGTTCCGTGGAATACCTGAAAATCAAGAGCTGGTATGACATGGACCGCGGCCAGCCCTTCTCCGAGGAAGACGTGGAGCAGGCCAGGCGCGTGTGCGTCATCGGCCAGACGGTAGCCAGGGAGCTCTTCGGGGATGAAGACCCGCTGGGCAAGGACATCCGCATCAAGAACGTCATGTTCAAGGTCATCGGCATCCTCCAGAAAAAGGGCGCCAACATGATGGGCCGCGACCAGGACGACTCCATCATCCTGCCCTGGACGAGCATCCGCTACCGCCTCCAGGGCCTGGGCGGCGGTTCCGCCTCCACTTCCTCCGGCAAATCCACCACCACCTTCAACCGGGCGGACAAATACACCGCCAATTCCGTGGATTACTACACGGAAACCACGGACCAGCCCTACACGGACGCCCCCCACCCGCGGCGCTTCAACAACATTGACTCCATCATGGCGCAGATTGCGGACCCGGAGCGCTCCTCCGAGGCGATCGACCAGATCACGGAAGTCATCCGCGCCAAGCACAACCTCAAGGACGGCCAGCTGGACGACTTCCGGGTATGGGACATGGCTGAAATGTCCCGCGCCATGAGCAGCACCACGGAGGTAATGACCAACCTGCTGATGATCGTGGCCATGATCTCCCTGGTCGTAGGCGGCGTGGGCATCATGAACATCATGCTCGTCTCCGTCACGGAGCGCACCAAGGAAATCGGCCTGCGCATGGCGGTGGGCGCCCGTCCGCAGGACATCATGCGCCAGTTCCTGCTGGAAGCGGTTCTGCTCTGCGTGGTGGGCGGCGCGCTGGGCATCGCGCTCGGCAAGGCCATCTCCATCATCGTCAGCCGCACCATGAACTGGGCCACCGCCTCCTCCCCGGAAGCCATGGCCCTGGCGGTGGGCGTCTCCGTGTTCATCGGCCTGGCCTTCGGATGGTATCCGTCCTGGAAGGCGTCCAAGATGGACCCCATCGACGCCCTGCGACACGAATAA
- a CDS encoding efflux transporter outer membrane subunit codes for MFKHLPLLAACCLSSCMVGPDFRPPANDLPAAWAESRPPRSSDKDLRSWWNIFGDPQLNRLVSASLNNNPDMKVALLRIREARERLRVSQASLLPSADASAGWSLSPDRGFRSSTSQDFTLGASTSWELDLFGGNRRSIEAYRASLMSTEASAGAVRTALLADVATAYFDWITACEQLRIAREQLEIQRNTLTIAEKRYKSEFAPRLDVEQATSTVASTESRIPALEAQVASAKNQLSVLLGTYNSRVELTLPKASVFEKTPVVPVGLPSELLRRRPDVIAAEADLHVAVANVGVAVADLYPRFSLTGSLSSRGGDFGQLFRENNNAWSLGGNLLQPLFQGGALRATVRAQKAAAEQAAETYRKTLITAVSEVEDALIAYGNYTSQMQYLHKENNANREAFLLSRTLYINGQTDFLNVITAQRSWLSSEESLVTMKQNIRKAVVQLARALGGGW; via the coding sequence ATGTTCAAACATCTCCCTCTCCTGGCCGCATGCTGCCTGAGCTCCTGCATGGTAGGCCCGGACTTCCGGCCGCCGGCCAACGACCTCCCCGCCGCCTGGGCGGAGAGCAGGCCCCCCCGCAGCTCTGACAAGGACCTGCGCTCCTGGTGGAACATCTTCGGGGACCCCCAGCTCAACCGCTTGGTCTCCGCCTCCCTCAACAACAATCCGGATATGAAGGTAGCCCTGCTCCGCATCCGGGAAGCCAGGGAAAGGCTCCGCGTCTCCCAGGCCTCCCTGCTGCCCTCCGCGGATGCCAGCGCCGGCTGGAGCCTGTCCCCGGACCGGGGCTTCCGCAGCTCCACCTCCCAGGACTTCACCCTGGGGGCGTCCACCTCCTGGGAGCTGGACCTCTTCGGCGGCAACCGGCGTTCCATTGAGGCCTACCGCGCCTCCCTCATGTCTACGGAAGCCTCCGCGGGCGCCGTGCGCACGGCCCTGCTGGCGGACGTCGCCACGGCCTACTTTGACTGGATCACCGCCTGCGAACAGCTCCGCATCGCCCGGGAACAGCTGGAAATCCAACGCAACACCCTCACCATTGCGGAAAAACGCTACAAATCGGAATTCGCCCCCCGCCTGGACGTGGAACAGGCCACCTCCACCGTCGCCTCCACGGAAAGCCGCATCCCGGCGCTGGAAGCACAGGTGGCCTCCGCCAAAAACCAGCTCTCTGTGCTGCTGGGCACGTACAACTCCCGCGTGGAGCTGACGCTCCCCAAAGCCTCCGTCTTTGAAAAAACGCCCGTCGTGCCGGTCGGCCTCCCCTCCGAACTCCTGCGGCGCAGGCCCGACGTCATCGCCGCTGAAGCGGACCTGCACGTGGCCGTAGCCAACGTAGGCGTAGCCGTGGCGGACCTGTACCCCCGCTTCAGCCTGACGGGATCCCTCTCCAGCCGCGGCGGAGACTTCGGCCAGCTCTTCCGGGAAAACAACAACGCGTGGTCCCTGGGCGGCAACCTGCTCCAGCCCCTGTTCCAGGGCGGAGCCCTGAGAGCCACGGTGCGCGCCCAGAAAGCCGCGGCGGAACAAGCCGCGGAAACCTACCGCAAGACGCTCATCACCGCCGTCTCCGAGGTGGAGGACGCCCTGATCGCCTACGGCAACTACACCTCCCAGATGCAATACCTGCACAAGGAAAACAACGCCAACAGAGAAGCCTTCCTTCTCTCCCGCACCCTGTACATCAACGGCCAGACGGACTTCCTGAACGTCATCACCGCGCAGCGCTCCTGGCTCAGCTCCGAGGAATCCTTGGTCACCATGAAGCAGAACATCCGCAAAGCCGTCGTGCAGCTCGCTCGCGCCCTGGGCGGCGGATGGTAA